The sequence CAGGGCCCCTGGGCCGGTTCACACTGGTTGCCTTTGTCCATCTGGGTTCCGGAAGCAAGCGAGTCTTGCTCCGGCCAACGGTAGCAGATGAGGCGGGCGATGTGCTTGAGGACGACCACACGCACCCAGCGGGGAACCTCACGATACTTCAGGGAGTTGTGGTGGAGCACGTTGGTGATGATGACAGTTTCCAGCAGGCTGATGACCATCAGAGCCAGGCACACTGAGAAATAGACACCTGGGAGAGAACACAGGGTTGGCTCACTTTGGGGTTGTCAGGCAGGAGGAATTCAATGAATAAAACAATTGGTTGCTGATTGATCATTAAGAAAACTAGGACCTTAGGGCTTCCACCCATGTCTCTCAAATTTCCAATTGAAACCCCTGCTGCCTGAACCTATGATCGGTGTGCCGTTGGCTGTGCTGGGGAGCAGGTCGTTCATGATGAGCAGGAAGACGGTGTAGCCCAGGATGAGGGTCATCTTGAAGGAGGCGCGGTCGACGCTATGAGGCGGCAGGTAGAACGACAGGATGTCAATGAGCATGAGGAAGGAGCTGGGGATCAGGAGGTTGACCACGTACAGCAACGGACTCCGCTTGATGACCACCTggtggaaagaggagagagaatgcctTTGGTTATTGAGGACACAGCAAGCAGGTGTCCAATCCCAGAACCTTCTGTAGGTGGATGAGGGGTTGATGCCAGGAAGGAGAATCCCTTCAGTGTTCAATCTCTTGGAAACAAATGTTTTTACTGTGGCAAAGATAGCACTTTTTAATAATCTTTTgatcacgctcacacacacactctttcctcACCCAGAAGGTGATGATGTCCCACTCGTCTATGCCAAATTTAAGGATTGAAGTGTCCCCTACGATGGTGACCAGCTCCCACTCCCCGCTGGCTTCCAGATAGCGTTTAGAGTTCCCGGACATCTCCTCAAATGTCAAGGCTGGACTCACCCTCACATCCTGGGCTGGGACATCAGACATCAAGCAGTTGACAACATAATCAACAGGAAGGAAGATTTTCAAGTCTTAGCGACAACATAATGAAAAGGATAGAATAAAATGTTCTACAAAAAACTTGCATTCTCCTCAGAAAATCGAATCCAAAAAAAGATGTACAATCATGAGATTTTGCACTTTTGAAGGGGACTTTTCAGTTCTCATGGCAGTGGGAAGGCAACTTCTCATAAAAGTCACCCACACACCCAAATACTTGAATTAACAAAGAAcggcgagtgtttgatagtaaGACAGCATTTTCAAATCAATtagtatagccctttttacagcAATGTTTTCACAGGACTTCACATATGAATACGaatttccccattgtgggacgAATAAAGGTATATCTTATCTTATGCCAATAGAGCTGCACctaaacccccccaaaaaattaaaGATTTAGCTATTACTTACTGGTGTGCATGTAAGAGCCGAATGTGAAGGAGCAGTTCTGGATGTCGAAGGGAAAGCTGAAGATCTCCAGGTTGCAGGCACTGACGAGCCGCAACATCCTGTCCCAGCGGATGTGACCCGTGTGGTTGATGTACACGTAGGGACACGCCTGGGACACGTCGTCATCCACGCTGACGGAGAGATGGACGAGTGGGTGAGAGACGGacgaaagaggagagaggagaacaatgAAGGTTAATTGAGCGGTGATTGCGGGGTGGCAGAGGGATAAAGGGGCTTGATAGGAAACGATGGAAATGTGCCAAGAAAGTGTGGACTTCAAGAAAAAGAACTGAAATGAAACCCTATAGGACCAtatgagagacaggaggaggagaagaaagagagaaggaagtctGGTGAAACGTTTTGTTTACTCACAACTCGTAGACAATGATGTCAGGGCTCCATAGGTCACTCACAGGTAATGATATCCTGGTGATACCATCACAGTCCACAGGATCCCACACCAGGTATTCATGCACCCAATACTTACAACAAGGTAGTTCCAAGACAATACAATCAGTTTTTAATGTATTCTACCTCTTCTAACCAAATCTGTTCAGGTAGTTAAATTCAACTTTTATTATCAAGTTAGTGCCATAACTACACATTGATATCTACACATTTTTGTTTACTTTGTAAGAACAactgtaaaaataaatgtattaatattAATAGATATGATAAATGTTTTAACATGAAGCAAGATGTGAAAGCTCAGGGACCTTGACACTCACCAGCCTCAACCAGAGGAAGGTGGTGAGAATCTGGGTCTTTTCATTCTGAAAGAAAACAAAGGACATACTGTGCATTAATTAATGTACTGTACCAAGATagattgtgttgtttttttcttcagcaGCAACTTAACCTAAGTAAATATATATCTtaaacattgaagaaatgtaacttgCCATGAATAAAATAGAAATGGACTTGACTTGAAACTGAGGACGTACGTGGCAACATGGCAATCCTGAAAATCCTTCAACTAAAAGGTTTTTCTTTCCAATTTAAAAGCTAATATTTCATCATCTCAACCCTCTGCAAAGTCATCAGGAATATTTCCTGAACTGTAGGATATGTAGAGGCAGACTCACCACCCCCAGCACAGcatagagagtgaaggagatgtTGGTTATAGTGGGGTTGCTGAGGTTGACTGCTGGTCTGAAGGACTTGCGGTCCAGCACAGTCTGGATTGACTCATGCGTGGGACCACTATGACCCTCCTTACAGGTCAGCACAGAGTGACAGTGGTACACTGTTGAGAGATGGGAGAAGGTCAAATAATACAAGAGTGGGACGCAGATGAAATAGGAAGACATTTGaaagtggatggatggatagaagtACTGCATGAGTCGTCCAGTGAAACTTATCTTCAGAATAAAATACAGTTTCCTATGAATGAACCGAATAACAAAAAATTGTCGAATGGGGTAATGTGTCATAATTTGAACAGACAACTGAAAATTGCATTGGCCACTaacaaaaaaaggaaattaCTTTAATACATGTAAATTACATTGCTAATTGTCTTTTTTCACACTAATTTAGGAACGGTCTAAACCAAAACATAACACTTAGTGCACATTGATCTGCTTTAAATCCTTGCTTTTGACTTGAAACTGAACAAATATCTTGTATAGACCCGATCGTAACCAGTGCAATAATTTATGTTTTGTCCCATCAAAATATGCAGAAGCtaaaataaacatatttgaTCCAACAAATATGCTTTTtaccacaacacaaacagaAGATGATTTGCAGTGAAAATTGGATAAAACAAAAGGTTTTACCTGCTGAGAGGAAAACAGCGGTGGTAAGGATGAAACCCCATGATCGCTCCATCCTGTCCTGTCTGCTTGTTAGAACGGACTGACTGTCTTTGACTCACTCTGTCCACAGTATGCAACAGTGGAAACAGcaaaatactgtacacacacccatctaCTCACACACAATATTCACACCtaaaagcacagacacacacacacaaacagacccacaaacacacacacccacactaacaCACGGACAAACACAACGTAAAAGGCATACAAACTCTCTTTATGTCCTTTGAACTTTTTGCAGTTTATAAAGTAGTTCAACTTCCTGTGACTGAGTTAACATCAAATCAAAGCTTACTGTAATCAGAAACAATACAAAATATAAATCAA is a genomic window of Osmerus mordax isolate fOsmMor3 chromosome 26, fOsmMor3.pri, whole genome shotgun sequence containing:
- the LOC136936244 gene encoding 5-hydroxytryptamine receptor 3A-like, producing MSSYFICVPLLYYLTFSHLSTVYHCHSVLTCKEGHSGPTHESIQTVLDRKSFRPAVNLSNPTITNISFTLYAVLGVNEKTQILTTFLWLRLYWVHEYLVWDPVDCDGITRISLPVSDLWSPDIIVYEFVDDDVSQACPYVYINHTGHIRWDRMLRLVSACNLEIFSFPFDIQNCSFTFGSYMHTTQDVRVSPALTFEEMSGNSKRYLEASGEWELVTIVGDTSILKFGIDEWDIITFWVVIKRSPLLYVVNLLIPSSFLMLIDILSFYLPPHSVDRASFKMTLILGYTVFLLIMNDLLPSTANGTPIIGVYFSVCLALMVISLLETVIITNVLHHNSLKYREVPRWVRVVVLKHIARLICYRWPEQDSLASGTQMDKGNQCEPAQGPWIIQPSSAAHSPSHHPDSNKGPVTTVATVPELKQISQDLSALRAHLTSLQKEGQLLDQWCHVGYVLDFLLFRIYLFIITCYALVIICMWCVWINQ